Proteins encoded within one genomic window of Bacillus thuringiensis:
- a CDS encoding ATP synthase subunit I, translating into MIDVHGLVQRQKKYMYYLLALLVLGWGFTSYKDVFLGLIIGTIFSFLSLRIIARRTDKLLDRVTNGENVKFKATAVSTYSRFATIGLLILFAAKYQELIAMWGLGVGLLTGYLVMIIDFLYLEYKSREER; encoded by the coding sequence ATGATAGACGTACATGGACTTGTCCAAAGACAAAAGAAATATATGTACTACTTGCTTGCGCTTCTAGTGCTAGGATGGGGATTTACCTCTTACAAGGATGTATTTCTTGGGCTGATTATCGGAACGATTTTCAGTTTTCTTAGTTTGCGCATCATTGCACGTAGAACAGACAAGCTATTAGATCGCGTGACAAATGGAGAAAACGTGAAGTTTAAGGCGACAGCTGTAAGTACATATTCAAGGTTCGCGACGATTGGGTTATTAATTTTATTTGCAGCCAAATATCAAGAGTTAATTGCGATGTGGGGCCTAGGTGTAGGATTGCTGACAGGATACCTTGTCATGATCATAGATTTTCTTTATTTAGAGTATAAGAGCAGGGAAGAGAGGTGA
- a CDS encoding AtpZ/AtpI family protein, with amino-acid sequence MQKNDRSHIKAYALMSGILAQLVGSILVGIFGGQWIDNKVGTFPLFLIIGLLLGLGTGVYAMIRLIRHYYSGEQ; translated from the coding sequence TTGCAAAAAAACGATCGCAGCCATATAAAAGCTTATGCTTTAATGTCAGGTATTCTTGCTCAGTTAGTCGGTTCTATTCTTGTTGGAATCTTTGGTGGGCAGTGGATTGATAATAAGGTTGGAACGTTTCCATTGTTTCTTATTATAGGGTTATTACTCGGGTTAGGAACAGGGGTATACGCAATGATTCGACTCATTCGACATTACTATTCGGGAGAGCAATGA
- a CDS encoding DUF4024 domain-containing protein — protein MVGLSVTKIHPFRDENVNFLFCIGFMQKNELLLTHRE, from the coding sequence ATGGTAGGGCTTTCAGTGACAAAAATACATCCATTCCGTGACGAAAATGTAAACTTTTTATTTTGTATAGGATTTATGCAAAAAAATGAGTTATTATTAACACATCGTGAATGA
- the upp gene encoding uracil phosphoribosyltransferase: protein MGKLYVFDHPLIQHKITYIRDKNTGTKDFRELVDEVASLMAFEITRDLPLKDIEIETPVSKATTKVIAGKKLGLIPILRAGLGMVDGILKLIPAAKVGHVGLYRDPKTLQPVEYYVKLPTDVEERDFIVLDPMLATGGSAAEAINSLKKRGAKQIKLMCIVAAPEGVKVVQEEHPDVDIYVAALDEKLNDHGYVVPGLGDAGDRLFGTK from the coding sequence ATGGGAAAACTGTATGTATTTGATCACCCGTTAATTCAACATAAGATTACATATATTCGCGATAAGAATACAGGTACGAAAGATTTTCGTGAATTAGTGGACGAAGTAGCAAGCTTAATGGCTTTCGAAATTACTCGCGATCTTCCACTTAAAGACATTGAAATTGAAACACCTGTAAGCAAAGCGACAACAAAAGTGATCGCTGGTAAAAAACTTGGTTTAATTCCGATTTTACGTGCAGGTTTAGGCATGGTTGATGGAATTCTGAAATTAATTCCAGCAGCAAAAGTAGGACACGTTGGTTTATACCGTGACCCTAAAACATTGCAACCGGTAGAATACTATGTGAAACTTCCAACGGATGTAGAAGAGCGTGACTTTATCGTACTAGATCCGATGCTAGCAACAGGTGGTTCTGCAGCTGAAGCAATTAACTCTCTGAAAAAGCGCGGTGCAAAACAAATTAAATTAATGTGTATCGTTGCAGCTCCAGAAGGAGTAAAAGTAGTACAAGAAGAACATCCTGATGTTGATATTTATGTAGCAGCATTAGATGAGAAATTAAATGACCACGGATATGTAGTACCAGGCCTTGGTGATGCTGGTGACCGTTTATTCGGAACGAAGTAA